A stretch of Natronococcus sp. CG52 DNA encodes these proteins:
- a CDS encoding helix-turn-helix domain-containing protein codes for MGFVLEASLSHEDLVLLPTIEAVSDVTIKYEYTVSSGENSFLFVSVFGNEYESIEEAFDADHTVADSTQIAVFPNRAIYRVTMASALDPHPTQYPEEGLFVFKLTSGEQGWVVRIYLPNRDALAAFREGCQDRDVSFRVRQLQESGSLDDATYFLTEQQHEILLLAYYAGYYDIPRRVSQGDLAEQLGISTSAVSQRLRRAVAELITATLETNRTPETLQ; via the coding sequence ATGGGTTTCGTACTGGAAGCCAGCCTCTCCCACGAGGACCTCGTGTTACTGCCGACGATCGAGGCCGTCTCGGATGTCACGATCAAGTACGAGTACACCGTCTCTAGCGGAGAGAACTCGTTTCTTTTCGTCTCCGTGTTCGGAAACGAGTACGAGTCGATCGAGGAGGCGTTCGATGCGGACCACACGGTTGCCGACTCGACGCAGATCGCCGTCTTTCCCAACCGAGCGATCTACCGCGTGACGATGGCGTCGGCACTCGATCCGCATCCGACACAGTATCCCGAGGAGGGACTGTTCGTCTTTAAACTTACCAGTGGCGAGCAAGGCTGGGTCGTCCGGATCTACCTCCCCAACCGGGACGCACTGGCCGCGTTCCGGGAGGGTTGTCAGGACCGCGACGTTTCGTTTCGGGTGCGCCAACTCCAGGAGTCCGGTTCACTCGACGATGCCACGTACTTCCTGACCGAACAGCAACACGAGATTCTGTTGCTGGCGTACTACGCCGGCTACTACGATATTCCGCGGCGCGTCTCCCAGGGGGATCTCGCGGAGCAGCTCGGAATCTCGACGTCGGCCGTCTCACAGCGCCTTCGACGCGCAGTCGCGGAACTCATCACAGCGACGCTCGAGACCAACCGGACGCCGGAAACGCTCCAGTGA
- a CDS encoding asparagine synthase-related protein, which yields MPGITTIENPPADDVVDEALDSVCFTPAYGRQDAVDDSEHLIATTGYDAYPFEVFEFDEATIVLEGYLYDADDVEATVSEILPLLREGKTDELGDWVRNRDGDFLIVVTDHTDGTTWAVNDAFGRLPTYRASFGDVTILSRELKVIRQLANELEDGLEPNRLAFGQTLLFGYPLGTRTLYEGVEQLPPGSVLEVGTDEAESLHEWRLDRHTNANRSIEENAKQLKKRFVESCRRRSEVTDHTIVSMSGGLDSRAVLAAYTYTDGPVTAATSARKDGGNADEVDIAREVARTLDVPWESYIADRTEEHREKLLDMTQGMNNLGMAIGLDFAEQVAAKHGDPMFITGDGIAIPDRWPRQEVDSIDDIVKSVTTQKQVFSLEDVTALTGVTEAKLVESLRERLHSYPETTVDGKHLHFFFRERVINFQNHGEDRTRYQMWSTTPAYSPEFFAESMACPPEQKRGSKLSRAFLTELDPRSVEIDYVDYGTPINSFEYRAKRYAYEWLLGHPELKKRVTSLIGGKSADSTVDMPRELVYTPNDANSVEPYLSSEEIQRITWNNSSYSTHQKNVLLTAVSAITKADEKKTVLEA from the coding sequence ATGCCAGGAATTACGACGATCGAGAACCCCCCTGCCGACGACGTAGTTGACGAGGCTCTCGATTCAGTCTGCTTTACTCCCGCGTACGGACGCCAGGATGCAGTCGACGACTCGGAGCACCTGATCGCGACGACCGGGTACGACGCGTATCCGTTCGAGGTCTTCGAGTTCGACGAGGCGACGATCGTCCTCGAGGGCTATCTCTACGACGCCGACGACGTCGAGGCGACCGTCTCGGAGATTCTCCCGCTGCTCCGCGAGGGGAAGACCGACGAACTCGGCGACTGGGTCCGGAACCGGGACGGCGATTTCCTGATCGTCGTGACCGACCACACGGACGGGACGACCTGGGCCGTCAACGACGCGTTCGGTCGACTCCCGACGTACCGAGCGTCGTTCGGCGACGTAACGATCCTCTCCCGTGAACTCAAGGTCATTCGACAGCTCGCCAACGAACTCGAAGACGGTCTCGAGCCGAACCGGCTGGCGTTCGGTCAGACGCTCCTCTTCGGCTATCCGCTCGGAACGCGGACGCTGTACGAGGGTGTCGAACAGCTCCCGCCCGGCTCGGTGCTCGAGGTCGGGACGGACGAAGCGGAGTCACTCCACGAGTGGCGCCTCGACCGGCACACCAATGCGAACCGGAGCATCGAGGAGAACGCGAAACAGCTCAAGAAGCGATTCGTCGAGTCCTGTCGACGCCGCTCGGAGGTCACCGACCATACGATCGTCTCGATGAGCGGCGGACTCGATTCCCGTGCAGTCCTCGCGGCGTACACCTACACTGACGGCCCGGTCACGGCGGCGACGTCCGCCCGAAAGGACGGTGGCAACGCCGACGAGGTCGATATCGCGAGAGAGGTCGCGCGCACCCTCGACGTTCCCTGGGAGTCCTATATCGCGGACAGAACCGAGGAGCACCGCGAGAAGCTCCTCGACATGACCCAGGGGATGAACAACCTCGGAATGGCTATCGGACTCGACTTCGCCGAACAGGTCGCGGCGAAACACGGCGATCCGATGTTTATCACCGGCGACGGGATCGCGATCCCCGACCGCTGGCCGCGTCAGGAGGTCGACTCGATAGACGACATCGTGAAGTCGGTCACGACCCAGAAGCAGGTGTTCTCGCTCGAGGACGTTACCGCACTGACCGGCGTCACCGAGGCGAAACTCGTCGAGTCGCTCCGTGAGCGGCTCCACTCGTACCCCGAGACGACGGTCGACGGGAAACACCTGCACTTCTTCTTCCGCGAGCGGGTCATCAACTTCCAGAACCACGGCGAGGACCGCACCCGGTACCAGATGTGGTCGACGACGCCGGCGTACTCGCCGGAGTTCTTCGCCGAGTCGATGGCCTGTCCGCCCGAGCAAAAGCGCGGATCCAAACTCTCCCGGGCGTTCCTCACGGAACTCGATCCGAGGTCGGTCGAGATCGACTACGTCGACTACGGGACCCCGATCAACTCCTTCGAGTACCGAGCGAAGCGCTACGCCTACGAGTGGCTGCTCGGTCATCCGGAGCTCAAAAAGCGGGTGACGTCTCTCATCGGCGGGAAGAGCGCGGACTCGACGGTCGATATGCCTCGCGAACTCGTTTACACGCCGAACGACGCCAACAGCGTCGAACCGTATCTCTCGTCCGAAGAGATCCAGCGGATCACGTGGAACAACAGTTCGTACTCCACCCACCAGAAGAACGTTCTGCTGACGGCGGTCTCGGCAATCACGAAGGCTGACGAGAAGAAGACCGTACTCGAGGCGTAG
- a CDS encoding alkaline phosphatase family protein, with product MERRARTSQDNNAVSNENESSGMNTLLIGIDAGSLSVFDDLDEKEEIPTIHRLCSDGVSAPLESQIPPWTPSAWPSMYTGVNPGKHGAFGFVGYDGYDWHVTSSDDVGEHTVWSLLDQHGYSSVVVNAPITHPPEEFDGALLPGFIGPEDPQCHPEGLLDDVRDEIGDYRVYPSYSRDDDTIPESEKIEEYQRLIRMRGDAFRYLADEYEPDFGFVQFQKTDTVFHEFFGDEEKVRTVYETADEQIAAILEEFDPDHVFVASDHGMGEYDGYEFRVNEFLRDQGYLETMTGGKGMPSWTPMRRKLREGEECDTWEPGTVERAAATVADRCGITAHRVRMILERVGLAGVAMKYAPGGVARTANEQVDFESSKAYVRARTELGIRINLEGRDPEGVVPEEEYEQLREEIIRELEGVETPDGEPVFETVAPRERYFHGDYADEAVDIIMIPDEFDHAISEQLGDEYFGPAEPWNHKLDGVFAAMGEGVDEDADLERAHLFDVAPTIMASFGIPYSDRMDGSVIPVVDAVDSTSYPEYDENGTRGRPEADDEVTDRLADLGYMN from the coding sequence ATGGAACGGAGGGCACGAACGTCTCAAGACAACAACGCGGTATCGAATGAAAACGAATCCAGCGGTATGAACACGCTGTTGATCGGCATCGACGCGGGGAGTCTCTCGGTCTTCGACGATCTCGACGAGAAAGAGGAGATTCCGACGATCCATCGGCTCTGTTCCGACGGCGTCAGCGCGCCCCTCGAGTCCCAGATCCCGCCCTGGACGCCGAGCGCCTGGCCCTCGATGTACACGGGCGTCAACCCCGGGAAGCACGGTGCGTTCGGCTTCGTCGGCTACGACGGCTACGACTGGCACGTCACCAGCAGCGACGACGTCGGCGAACACACGGTCTGGTCGCTGCTGGATCAACACGGCTACTCGAGCGTCGTCGTCAACGCGCCGATCACGCATCCACCGGAGGAGTTCGACGGCGCGTTGCTCCCCGGTTTCATCGGCCCGGAGGACCCGCAGTGTCACCCTGAGGGCCTACTCGACGACGTTCGCGACGAGATCGGCGACTACCGGGTGTACCCGTCGTACTCGCGCGACGACGACACGATCCCGGAGTCCGAGAAGATAGAAGAGTACCAGCGCCTGATCCGCATGCGCGGCGACGCGTTCCGCTACCTCGCCGACGAGTACGAGCCGGATTTCGGCTTCGTTCAGTTCCAGAAGACGGACACCGTCTTCCACGAGTTCTTCGGCGACGAGGAGAAGGTCAGGACGGTCTACGAGACGGCCGACGAGCAGATCGCGGCGATCCTCGAGGAGTTCGATCCGGACCACGTCTTCGTCGCCAGCGACCACGGGATGGGAGAGTACGACGGCTACGAGTTCCGCGTCAACGAGTTCCTCCGCGATCAGGGGTATCTCGAGACGATGACCGGCGGCAAGGGGATGCCGTCCTGGACGCCCATGCGTCGCAAGCTTCGCGAGGGCGAGGAGTGCGACACCTGGGAGCCGGGCACGGTCGAGCGCGCCGCGGCGACCGTCGCCGACCGGTGTGGAATCACGGCTCACCGCGTCCGGATGATCCTCGAACGCGTCGGCCTGGCGGGCGTCGCGATGAAGTATGCGCCCGGCGGCGTCGCACGAACCGCGAACGAACAGGTCGACTTCGAGTCCTCGAAGGCGTACGTCCGCGCGCGGACGGAACTCGGGATCCGGATCAACCTCGAGGGGCGCGACCCGGAGGGCGTCGTGCCGGAAGAGGAGTACGAGCAGCTTCGCGAGGAGATCATCCGCGAACTCGAGGGGGTCGAGACGCCGGACGGCGAGCCGGTCTTCGAGACCGTCGCGCCGCGAGAACGGTACTTCCACGGCGATTACGCTGACGAGGCCGTCGACATCATCATGATCCCCGACGAGTTCGACCACGCCATCTCCGAGCAACTCGGCGACGAGTACTTCGGTCCGGCAGAACCCTGGAACCACAAACTCGACGGCGTGTTCGCAGCGATGGGCGAGGGCGTCGACGAGGACGCGGATCTCGAGCGCGCACACCTCTTCGACGTCGCGCCGACGATCATGGCGTCGTTCGGCATTCCGTACAGCGACCGGATGGACGGAAGCGTCATCCCGGTCGTCGACGCGGTCGACTCGACCAGCTATCCGGAGTACGACGAGAACGGCACCCGGGGCCGACCGGAGGCCGACGACGAGGTGACGGATCGCCTCGCCGACCTCGGATATATGAACTGA
- a CDS encoding MutS-related protein: MDLESIPGVGEKTARSLSALDDPEGALRAGDVAAIAAAPDISQGRAARIARGAIRREHDDPGGFLATDRAREVYRNVLGLLKERTVTDYAAQRLETLYPSARRSRIEEVQAFASEAIERDPDLAVLGSLEGVEPLRQPGDVRVRERCLATTDAERYAEAREAIPELPVEVVEDAQGLAELARGYATVIALDESFAGVTVEGDVRVEPDALENPADVVPERSLAFFARNRDRLRAAVEVHRASDLEPACDLETLTDGLSRLAEDGTVAGDEELDRLTTAADDLDAATGTAESVANDHLREAIREQDVTIEGSDLLSLVERGAGVDSLLSRELADEHAAAVDAAREHLIESLSLDPGEAELARRVFTDEPAFPVERDEDVLGRLRTELTAAKERRAGRLKRELAADLADQRADARELVRDALELDVELAVARFAREFECTMPTVVEADARSEPVGFSIEGGRSPLLDEPIEAIDPVDYEVSGVALLSGVNSGGKTSTLDLVASVVVLAHMGLPVPAENARVRRFDDLHYHGKTQGTLDAGAFESTVREFADLARGGEGSLVLVDELESITEPGASAKIIAGILEALSENGATAVFVSHLAGEIREMAGFDVTIDGIEAVGLVDGELEVNRSPVKDHLARSTPELIVEKLADESRDAAVASDRNGSRREETESGFYDRLLEKFD, from the coding sequence ATGGACCTCGAGTCGATTCCGGGCGTCGGCGAGAAGACCGCCCGGTCGTTGTCGGCCCTCGACGACCCGGAAGGAGCGCTGCGGGCGGGCGACGTCGCCGCGATCGCGGCGGCGCCCGACATTTCGCAGGGGCGGGCCGCCCGCATCGCGCGCGGCGCGATCCGTCGCGAACACGACGATCCCGGCGGTTTTCTCGCGACCGATCGCGCCCGCGAGGTCTACCGGAACGTGCTCGGTCTGCTCAAGGAACGCACGGTCACCGACTACGCGGCCCAGCGCCTCGAGACGCTGTATCCGAGCGCCCGGCGGTCGCGTATCGAGGAGGTGCAGGCGTTCGCGAGCGAGGCGATAGAGCGCGACCCCGATCTCGCGGTTCTCGGATCGCTCGAGGGCGTCGAACCGCTCCGACAGCCGGGCGACGTCCGGGTTCGCGAGCGCTGTCTGGCGACGACCGACGCGGAGCGCTACGCCGAGGCGCGGGAGGCGATTCCCGAACTGCCCGTCGAGGTCGTCGAGGACGCGCAGGGACTGGCGGAACTCGCTCGCGGCTACGCGACGGTGATCGCGCTCGACGAGTCGTTCGCGGGGGTCACCGTCGAAGGCGACGTTCGGGTCGAGCCGGACGCCCTCGAGAACCCCGCCGACGTCGTTCCCGAACGGTCGCTGGCCTTTTTTGCCCGCAACCGAGACCGCCTGCGCGCGGCCGTCGAGGTTCACCGCGCGTCGGATCTCGAGCCGGCCTGCGACCTCGAGACGCTCACGGACGGGCTCTCGCGGCTCGCCGAGGACGGGACGGTCGCCGGCGACGAGGAACTCGACCGGCTGACGACGGCCGCCGACGACCTCGACGCCGCGACGGGGACGGCCGAGAGCGTCGCGAACGACCACCTGCGGGAGGCGATCCGGGAGCAGGACGTCACGATCGAGGGCTCGGACCTGCTCTCGCTGGTCGAGCGCGGCGCCGGCGTCGACTCGCTGCTGTCTCGAGAGCTCGCGGACGAACACGCGGCGGCCGTCGACGCCGCCCGCGAGCACCTGATCGAGTCGCTCTCGCTCGATCCGGGCGAGGCCGAACTGGCTCGACGGGTCTTCACCGACGAGCCGGCGTTCCCGGTCGAACGGGACGAGGACGTCCTCGGTCGGCTCCGAACCGAGCTGACGGCGGCCAAGGAGCGGCGCGCGGGTCGACTCAAGCGCGAACTGGCGGCCGACCTCGCCGACCAGCGGGCGGATGCACGCGAGCTAGTCCGGGACGCGCTCGAACTCGACGTCGAACTCGCCGTCGCCCGCTTCGCCCGCGAGTTCGAGTGTACGATGCCGACGGTCGTCGAGGCGGACGCTCGTTCGGAGCCCGTCGGCTTCTCGATCGAGGGCGGCCGCTCGCCGCTGCTCGACGAACCGATCGAGGCGATCGATCCCGTCGACTACGAGGTCTCGGGCGTCGCGCTGCTCTCGGGGGTTAACAGCGGCGGCAAGACCTCGACGCTCGACCTCGTGGCGAGCGTGGTCGTGCTGGCCCACATGGGACTGCCCGTCCCCGCCGAGAACGCGCGCGTCCGACGGTTCGACGACCTCCACTATCACGGCAAGACCCAGGGAACCCTCGACGCGGGCGCCTTCGAGTCCACGGTGAGAGAGTTCGCCGACCTGGCCCGGGGCGGGGAGGGCTCGCTCGTGCTGGTCGACGAACTCGAGAGCATCACCGAACCCGGGGCCAGCGCGAAGATCATCGCCGGGATCCTCGAGGCGCTCTCGGAGAACGGCGCGACCGCGGTGTTCGTCTCTCACCTCGCGGGCGAGATCCGCGAGATGGCCGGCTTCGACGTGACGATCGACGGGATCGAAGCCGTCGGACTGGTCGACGGCGAGCTCGAGGTGAACCGTTCGCCGGTCAAGGACCACCTGGCGCGGTCGACGCCGGAGTTGATCGTGGAGAAACTCGCCGACGAATCGCGGGACGCGGCCGTCGCGTCGGACCGGAACGGATCTCGGCGAGAGGAGACGGAATCCGGATTCTACGACCGCTTGCTCGAGAAGTTCGACTGA
- a CDS encoding SagB/ThcOx family dehydrogenase translates to METGARAYHERTKHSPRSVREGGRGLDFDNKPTPYKEYENLPAKSLVERLRPPQQPALAAIAEPTPDGDRKRSPDLEALTNLCYYAAGITKEIGRRGRSLLFRAAATTGALYHVDLYVVCGDLEAADEDGGGGRNGRALEAGVYHFDPQTLSLDVLREGDYRGVLTAASEYDSVSEAPLTFVATSTWWRNAWKYEERTFRHAFWDSGTTLANLLSVAHALDYRAEVVTGFADRPVVDLLGLDPRLEAPLEIVPIGTGQSAPAFDPGELEPIDPATAPLSPNEREFPAIREAWEDGTLADGAAAASWRSERPSGPVGTRDPGDGERVALEPVDPETASSRPLHETIRRRGSCREYEREPISFRKLSTVLDRAVSGVPMDVRDEDDPPLSFVDPYLLVDGVDGLEPGSYHYHPADGELELLRAGSFRQEAGHLALDQRLGADAAVCLYLVSDLEAIVDALGERGYRVAQLEAALTAGRCYLGTYAHRKLGGTGLTFYDDIVTDFFAPRAAGQTPMFLYTMGRPA, encoded by the coding sequence ATGGAAACCGGCGCTCGCGCGTACCACGAACGGACGAAACACTCCCCGCGAAGCGTTCGCGAGGGCGGTCGCGGTCTCGACTTCGACAACAAGCCGACGCCGTACAAGGAGTACGAGAACCTCCCGGCGAAGTCGCTCGTCGAGCGGCTCCGTCCGCCCCAGCAGCCGGCGCTGGCGGCGATCGCCGAGCCGACGCCCGACGGCGATCGGAAGCGATCGCCCGATCTCGAGGCGCTGACGAACCTGTGTTACTACGCCGCGGGCATTACGAAGGAGATCGGCCGACGCGGCCGCAGCCTGCTGTTCCGGGCCGCCGCGACGACCGGCGCCCTGTACCACGTCGACCTCTACGTCGTCTGCGGGGATCTCGAGGCCGCGGACGAGGACGGCGGTGGCGGGCGAAACGGGCGCGCGCTCGAGGCTGGCGTCTACCACTTCGATCCGCAGACGCTGTCGCTGGACGTGCTTCGAGAAGGTGACTACCGGGGCGTACTCACGGCTGCCAGCGAATACGACTCCGTGAGCGAGGCGCCGCTGACGTTCGTCGCGACCTCGACCTGGTGGCGCAACGCCTGGAAGTACGAGGAGCGAACCTTTCGCCACGCGTTCTGGGACTCCGGGACGACGCTCGCGAATCTCCTCTCGGTCGCCCACGCGCTCGACTACCGGGCCGAGGTCGTTACCGGCTTCGCAGACCGACCCGTCGTCGACCTGCTGGGTCTCGATCCCCGGCTGGAAGCGCCCCTCGAGATCGTGCCGATCGGCACCGGCCAGTCCGCACCCGCGTTCGATCCCGGCGAACTCGAGCCGATCGATCCCGCGACCGCGCCGCTCTCGCCGAACGAGCGGGAGTTCCCGGCGATCCGCGAGGCCTGGGAGGACGGCACGCTCGCGGACGGCGCTGCCGCTGCGTCGTGGCGCTCCGAGCGGCCGTCTGGTCCCGTCGGGACGCGCGATCCCGGCGACGGCGAGCGAGTCGCGCTCGAGCCGGTCGATCCGGAGACGGCCTCGAGTCGCCCGTTGCACGAGACGATCCGCCGGCGAGGCTCCTGTCGCGAGTACGAGCGCGAGCCGATCAGCTTCCGGAAGCTGTCGACCGTGCTCGACAGGGCCGTGAGCGGCGTTCCGATGGATGTACGAGACGAGGACGACCCGCCGCTCTCGTTCGTCGATCCCTACCTGCTCGTCGACGGCGTTGACGGGCTCGAGCCCGGCAGCTACCACTACCATCCGGCCGACGGCGAACTCGAGTTGCTCCGGGCCGGTTCGTTCCGCCAGGAGGCGGGCCACCTCGCGCTGGACCAGCGACTGGGAGCCGACGCCGCGGTCTGTCTGTACCTCGTGAGCGACCTCGAGGCGATCGTCGACGCGCTCGGTGAACGGGGCTACCGGGTGGCCCAACTCGAGGCGGCGCTGACCGCGGGCCGCTGCTATCTCGGCACCTACGCGCATCGAAAACTGGGTGGAACCGGGCTGACGTTCTACGACGATATCGTTACGGACTTCTTCGCGCCGCGTGCTGCCGGACAGACCCCGATGTTCCTGTACACGATGGGGCGTCCTGCCTGA
- a CDS encoding DUF7344 domain-containing protein encodes MNDRLFEALANERRRQILFSLKDGPATISIDSPPDGIDERKAVILEQRHTHLPKLADYGFIRWVPGTNTVEKGSRFKEIKPILDLFDEYRE; translated from the coding sequence ATGAACGATAGGCTCTTCGAAGCACTGGCAAACGAACGGCGACGGCAGATATTGTTTTCTCTCAAAGACGGTCCGGCGACGATCAGTATCGATTCACCGCCGGACGGGATCGACGAGCGAAAAGCCGTCATCCTCGAGCAGCGCCATACGCACCTTCCGAAACTGGCGGATTACGGGTTTATCCGATGGGTGCCAGGAACGAACACCGTCGAGAAGGGATCCCGGTTCAAGGAGATCAAACCGATTCTCGATCTATTCGACGAGTATCGGGAGTAG
- a CDS encoding response regulator, which translates to MPTTTRQQHPGEPVDVLVVKDNPGDVRLIREAFEMTETDTETDLQVVNTGKDAMAFLTQSGEFEAAPHPDLVLLDLNLPGQDGCEVLETVRTDLQFRRLPVIVLTGSDSAENIERCYNARANAYLMKPTAPDEFVSTVEDVERFWLDQARFPPTAR; encoded by the coding sequence ATGCCCACTACTACCCGCCAGCAACACCCCGGCGAACCAGTCGACGTCCTCGTCGTCAAGGACAATCCCGGCGACGTTCGACTGATACGCGAGGCGTTCGAGATGACGGAGACTGACACCGAGACGGACCTACAAGTCGTCAACACCGGAAAAGACGCGATGGCGTTTCTGACACAGTCCGGCGAGTTCGAAGCGGCACCACACCCCGACCTCGTTCTCCTGGATCTGAATCTTCCCGGTCAGGACGGATGCGAGGTTCTCGAAACGGTCAGAACCGACCTCCAATTCCGACGGCTGCCGGTAATCGTGCTTACGGGTTCCGACTCCGCCGAAAACATCGAGCGGTGTTACAACGCCCGCGCCAACGCCTACCTGATGAAACCGACGGCTCCGGACGAGTTCGTCTCGACAGTCGAGGACGTCGAACGGTTCTGGCTCGATCAGGCACGATTTCCGCCGACAGCGCGATAA
- a CDS encoding TrmB family transcriptional regulator, whose amino-acid sequence MTQDETETEAISLLQDLGLQEYEARCFIALNKLPNGTAKEIHEISEVPRTRVYDAIRVLESQGLVEVQHSSPQLYRAVGIDEATRILRQRYNDRIDTLETYLENTEVQESEDDGDIQEVWSLTGHDVIESRTLDLIDGAESEIALLVVDEDILSEALFDTVHDAAERELSVILGGQTEAITEKIGTELPSIRVFETGLEWLTGVGSHEEVAISRILLVDRETLLIGSYYPDRDGKEQAIFAKGLQNGVVVLLRRLMTEGLTTVDDPGK is encoded by the coding sequence ATGACACAGGACGAAACAGAAACAGAGGCGATTAGCCTGTTACAGGATCTCGGGCTGCAGGAGTACGAAGCACGCTGTTTTATAGCGCTAAACAAACTCCCCAACGGGACCGCAAAGGAGATACACGAGATTTCCGAGGTGCCGCGGACGAGGGTGTACGACGCGATTCGCGTCCTCGAGTCCCAGGGGCTGGTCGAAGTCCAGCACTCGAGTCCGCAGCTCTATCGCGCCGTCGGGATCGACGAGGCGACGCGGATCCTCCGACAGCGGTACAACGACCGGATCGACACGCTCGAGACGTATCTCGAGAATACCGAGGTCCAGGAGAGCGAGGACGACGGGGACATCCAGGAGGTCTGGTCGCTGACCGGCCACGACGTGATCGAGTCGCGAACGCTCGACCTCATCGACGGAGCGGAGTCCGAGATCGCACTCCTCGTCGTCGACGAGGACATTCTGTCCGAGGCGCTGTTCGATACCGTCCACGACGCGGCGGAGCGCGAACTCTCGGTTATCCTCGGCGGACAGACCGAAGCGATCACGGAGAAAATCGGGACCGAACTGCCCAGCATTCGCGTGTTCGAAACGGGTCTCGAGTGGCTCACCGGTGTCGGAAGCCACGAAGAAGTCGCGATCAGTCGTATTCTGCTCGTCGACCGCGAGACGCTCCTGATCGGGTCGTACTATCCGGACAGGGACGGGAAAGAACAGGCGATCTTCGCGAAAGGGCTCCAGAACGGCGTCGTGGTACTGCTCCGTCGGCTAATGACGGAGGGATTGACCACCGTGGACGATCCGGGGAAGTAA
- a CDS encoding YIP1 family protein — translation MWRSVSRSVRLFLRDPAAFFAEYRPAATLPVAVGLVIALAVALVLSLLVLGSMLAGTMDATLTIDNPDRPPEWVCEQHGSDSSEWEGCDEPETVERDAGSLVYEATTDYLGYAAVVPFVVWLLGGLVLFGAARLANGTPSFAGAFALAGWATVPEFVRLAAGLLAFRYALSDVTISDPERGPEVVEAALAPVGPVLAVITVLTVAWQWYLLAGGLEQDADLSRAAAAAAVGVPLAVWLLIGLA, via the coding sequence ATGTGGCGTTCCGTCTCGCGGTCCGTCCGGTTGTTCCTGCGGGATCCGGCCGCGTTCTTCGCGGAGTACAGGCCGGCAGCGACGCTGCCGGTCGCCGTCGGACTGGTGATCGCGCTCGCGGTTGCACTCGTCCTCTCGCTCTTGGTGCTCGGATCGATGCTCGCCGGAACGATGGACGCGACGCTGACGATCGACAACCCCGACCGGCCTCCGGAGTGGGTCTGTGAACAGCACGGCTCCGACTCGTCGGAGTGGGAGGGCTGTGACGAACCCGAAACCGTCGAACGCGACGCCGGATCGCTGGTGTACGAGGCGACGACCGACTACCTCGGCTACGCCGCAGTCGTTCCGTTCGTCGTGTGGCTTCTCGGCGGCCTCGTCCTGTTTGGCGCCGCGCGACTCGCGAACGGGACGCCCTCGTTCGCCGGTGCGTTCGCACTGGCGGGCTGGGCCACGGTACCCGAATTCGTCCGACTGGCTGCCGGCCTGCTCGCGTTCCGCTACGCGCTCTCGGACGTCACGATCAGCGATCCCGAGCGAGGACCGGAGGTCGTCGAGGCGGCGCTCGCGCCCGTCGGTCCGGTTCTGGCGGTCATCACCGTCCTCACCGTCGCCTGGCAGTGGTATCTGCTCGCGGGCGGCCTCGAGCAGGACGCCGACCTGTCCCGCGCCGCGGCGGCGGCGGCGGTCGGCGTTCCGCTGGCGGTCTGGCTCCTCATCGGTCTGGCCTGA